The genomic region GTGTGCGTGTCGGAACCTCGCTTATGGGGCAACGGCCGCTAACGTCACCCTGAGTAGTCACTCCAGTCACATCTTCATCACAGACAACACAAACCACAGTCTCCAGAAGGGTTCTGAGATGAGCACACTTCACAAGGTCAAGGCCTACTTCGGTATGGCGCCCATGGACGACTATGACGACGAGTACTACGAGGACGACGAGCGTTCGTCGCGCGGGGCATACCCGCGCCGGCCGCGCGACGAGCGCTTCGAAGACGACTCGTACGGTCGTATGGACGCTAGGGGTTATGACGACCGTATGGGCGGACGCGAGTTCGAGCGAGAGTTCGGCCGCGACATGGAGCCCGCGCCAGCTGGCTACCGCGGCGGCTACGGCGAAGACGAGTCGTTCCGCGGCCGTCGCGAGTTCGAGCGGCCCCGCTTCAACACGCTGCGCGGTGCCACCCGTGGAGCGGTCGCCATGGAGCCGCGCCGGATGGCCGAACTGTTCGAGGCGGGCAGCCCGCTGGCCAAGATCACCACGTTGCGTCCGAAGGATTACAGCGAGGCCCGCACCATTGGCGAGCGCTTCCGTGACGGCACTCCGGTGATCATGGATCTGGTGTCGATGGACAACGCCGACGCCAAGCGGCTCGTCGACTTTGCCGCCGGGCTGGCATTCGCCCTGCGGGGATCTTTCGACAAGGTCGCCACCAAGGTGTTTCTGCTGTCGCCATCGGGCACCGACGTCAGCGCTGAGGAGCGCAAGCGGATCGCCGAGGCCGGCTTCTACGCCTATCAGTAGGTCGATGCTGGCCGGGTAGGCTGACGGCAATCCCTTCGTCTACCCGTATTCCGTGTGGCCCTGCGGTCACGCATTCTCATGAGTGAGGTCGCCCAGTTGGCGCTGTTCTTCGAGATTCTGGGCTTCGCGCTGTTTCTCTTCTGGTTGTTGCTCATCGCTCGAGTCGTGGTCGAGTTCATCCGGTCCTTCAGTAGGGACTGGCAGCCGACGGGCTTCACGGTCGTTGTCCTCGAGATCATCCTGTCGTTGACCGACCCGCCGGTGAAATTGCTGCGTCGACTGATTCCGCAGCTCACGATAGGTGCGGTGCGATTCGACCTGTCGATCATGGTGCTGTTGCTGTTGGCGTTCATCGGCATGCAGATGGCCTTCGGCGCTGCGGCCTGACGCAGCAGGGTCGCGCTTTGCCGGGAGCGGCTAGGCGATCGCTCAAGATTGAATTTCATTCTTAATTCGCGACCTCTCCTGCAACCCCAGGGTCGCCTGTGACAGGATGGACTCCAGTTACTCCTAACAATGGCTCGACACTTGCGACCGGTTGACGGTCCAGACTCCAAGGGGGCAGACAATGCCGCTCACACCCGCCGACGTTCATAATGTCGCGTTCAGCAAGCCACCGATCGGCAAACGTGGCTACAACGAGGACGAAGTCGATGCATTCCTCGATCTCGTTGAGAACGAACTCAGCCGGCTGATTGAGGAGAACGCCGATCTTCGCCAGCGAGTCAGCGAACTGGATCAGGAGGTGGCGGCTGCGCGCGCAGGCGGTGGCGTGCAGGCCACGCAGACGATCCCGTCCTACCAGCAGCCCGAACCCGAGCCTGAGCCGGAGCCGGTCGCGCCCGCACAGCCTGCCTTCGTGGCACCCGCGCCGGTCAGCGAGGAGTCGCACATCAAGGCGGCCAAGATCCTCGGCCTGGCACAGGACACCGCGGACCGCTTGACCGGAACGGCCAAGGCCGAGTCGGACAAGATGCTGTCGGACGCCCGCGCGCAGGCCGACGCCATGGTCACCGAGGCCCGGCAGACCGCCGAGACCACCGTCTCCGAGGCGAAGCAGCGTGCGGACGCGATGCTGCTCGACGCGCAGACGCGGTCGGAGGCCCAACTCCGGCAGGCACAGGAGAAGGCCGACGCCCTTCAGGCGGACGCCGAGCGCAAGCACTCCGAGATCATGGGCACCATCAACCAGCAGCGGACGGTCCTCGAGGGTCGTCTCGAGCAGTTGCGGACATTCGAGCGCGAATACCGCACCCGGCTCAAGACCTACCTCGAGTCGCAGCTCGAGGAGCTGGGTCAGCGTGGCTCGGCGGCACCGGTCGACTCGACCGCCAACAATGACGGTGGCTTCAACCAGTTCAACCGGGGCAACAACTAACCGATCGGTTCACCTGTGCTAATCATCGCGCTAGTCCTTGCCGTTATCGGTCTGGCCTCCCTCGTCACCGCGGTCGTCACCAGCAACGAGGTGATCGCGTGGGTGTGCATCGCCGCCAGCGTGATCGGCGTGCTGCTGCTGATCGTCGATGCCCTTCGCGAGCGCTCGAGGGGCGCCGGCGGCTCGGACTCCGATGACGCAGACGAGCAGACGGCCGCCTTGGCGGCGTCCGAGCCGGCAGAGGACTACCCGGACGAGGAGACCTCGCAGTTTCCGGTGACCACCGACGACGCGACGTACCCGGATGACACGGCCTACCCGGATGACACGGCCTACCCGAACGAAGCAGTCGGTTCCGACGAGACCGAGGTCTTCGAGACCTCAGGTGCGTCTGCGGAGGCGGATACCACCGCGGTCGCCGTCGACGATGACCTGCCGGCGGACGAGCAGTCCGACGTGGAGAACTCCACCAAGCGCGATTAGCGCACGTCGCTCGTCGGACGCTCCAGTGCGTCTCTGACCTCGTCGTCGGAGACCTGGTGGAAGTCGTCGTAGACCTGCCCGACGGCGTCGAATGAGGCGGGAGACGTCGCGCAGAACACGTCGTCGACCTCGGCGGCGAGTTCACGGCACACCGAATGAGGTGCCACCGGCACCGCGACCACGATGCCCGCCGGCCCTGCCGAGCGGATCGCACGCACCGCCACCTTCATACTCGCGCCGGTGGCGATCCCGTCATCGACCACGATCACCATCTTGCCGGGCAGACTCCGCTGGCCCCGATCGCCCCGGTAGGCCGACTCCCGTCGATGCAACTCCTGAGTCTCCCGGTCGATGATGTCCTCCAGCTCGGCCGCAGAGATCCGCAGACGGCGTATCACGTCGTCATTGAGAACTACCTCGCCGCCGCTGGCGATGGCACCCATCGCGAGTTCGGCCCAATTGGGAACGCCCAGCTTGCGCACCAGAAAGACGTCGAGTGGGGCATGCAGGTCGGCCGCGACCTCCCATCCGACAGGAACCCCGCCGCGCGCGAGCCCCAGCACCACCACGTCATCGCGGCCGCGATAGGCCGTGAGAAGTGCGGCCAGCGCCCGGCCGGCTTCCCCGCGGTCCCGGAACGTTCTCCGGGTGGCTGACATCGGAATACCAGAAGCTTAGGCCCGCGCCCAGCGCTAGGTTGGGTTGCTCGGCAATCCGAACTGGCCGCGGCGACGAATCGAGAGATGTGGGAATCGAGTACGACAGCATCGTCGATCATCCGCGCGACGACGTGTTCGCGTGGCACACGCGACCCGGCGCGATGCGGCGTCTGGTCCCGCCCTGGCAGCCGATGCGGGTGGTCAGTGAAACCGACTCGCTGGCCGACGGACGCGCGGTTCTCGCTCTGCCCGGCGGATTGCGGTGGGTGGCCCAGCACGAGCCCGCTGAGTTCGACCCGCCACGGCGGTTCGTTGACGTGCTCACCTCGTCGGGTGTGCGGTCGCTACCGCCACGGGTGATCGGTCGATGGCGGCACACGCATGACTTCACCGACGGTCCCGCCGCCGGCACCACCCGGGTGCACGACACCGTCGACACCACGGTGCCGGGTGCGGCCCTGCGCTCGACCTTCGTCTATCGCCATCGTCAGTTGGCCGATGATCTGGCCGCGCACCGTGACGCCGCCGCGATGGGTACCGGTCCGCTGACTGTCGCGATGACGGGGGCCACGGGTCTGGTCGGCACCGCTCTGTCGGCACTGTTGAGCACCGGCGGCCACCGGGTCATCCGGCTGGTGCGTCACGACCCGACCGGTGCCGGAGAGCGACGCTGGGATCCGCGCTCGCCCACACCGGATCTGCTGGCCGGGGTGGACGCCGTTGTGCACCTGGCGGGCGAGTCGATCGCGGGACGGTTCACCGCGGCGCACCGAGCGGCGATCCGCGACAGCCGCGTTGACCCGACCCGCAGGCTGGCGCAGTGCGCGGCCCGCACACCCGACGGCCCGCGGGTCTTCGTGAGCGCCTCAGCCATCGGCTATTACGGCTTCGACCGCGGTGACGAGCCGCTGACCGAGGATGGCTCGCGCGGCCAGGGATTCCTCGCCGATGTGGTCGCTGACTGGGAGGAGGCGACCGCCCCGGCCTCCGCCGCTGGTCTGCGCGTCGTCACCGTCCGGACCGGGATCGTGCAGGCTGCCGACGGCGGCACGCTTAAGCTCTTGCGCCCCCTGTTCGCGGCCGGTCTCGGTGGGCGACTGGGCAGCGGTCGGCAGTGGACGTCCTGGATCGGGCTGGACGACCTGCTCGACGTGTACTACCGCGCCGTGTACGACGAGCGGCTCGTCGGGCCGGTCAACGCCGTGTCGCCGAACCCGGTGCGCAACACCGAGTACACCAAGGCGCTGGCCGGGGTGATGCACCGGCCTGCGCTGATCCCGGTCCCAGCCCTCGGGCCGCGGCTACTGCTTGGCGCGCAGGGCGCCCGCGAACTCGCCGAGGCCAGTCAGCGCGTGATCCCTGACAAGCTCGCGGCGCTGGGCCATCGGTTCCGTCAGCCCGAGGTCAGCGACGCGCTGGCTCATCAGCTGGGGCAGGGCTGAGCGACGATCCTCTCGGAGAATGCGCGCACCAGGCGTCGGATACGGGGTGCCACGTCGGGCCGCAGGTCGCGGGTGGCTTCGCGTAGCCGATCCGCGGTAAGCCCGAGGGACTCGACGTCGCCGTCACGATCGACGTCGAGCCACAGGTCGAGCAGCGCCTCGTCGAGTTCGGGATGGAACTGCAGGGCAAGTGCCCGCCCGAGGACGAACGCCTGCGACGAGTTCGCGGTCCTGGCGATCTCGGTCGCACCGGGCGGCACCGTCCACCGGTCGAAGTGCCACTGGAACCACTGACCGGCGGGAATCAGCTCGTCATCGTCGGTCTGCACGTCGTACCAGCCGATCTCGGGGACATCGGACCGTGCCACGGAGCCACCGAACGCCTGCGCGAGCAGCTGTCCGCCGAAGCAGACGCCCAGCGTGGCGACGCCCGCCGTGGCCGCATCGCGCAGCATCGCCATCTCCGCGCCGACCCACCCGCGGCGCAGCGTCTCGTCATAGACCGGCCACCGCGCACCGAGGGGGACGATGACGTCGTAGTTGCGGGGGTCGGGAAATGTGACCTCGACGTCGGGGGAGTCGACCCGATCGCTCGGGACGACATCGAATGTGGCTATCTCATAACCGCATTCGTCGAACGCCTCGCCCAGCATCGCCTCGGTGGCCAGGTGTTCGTTGCGAATGAAGAGAACGGTGCGGGTCATGGTGACCAATTGTTCCGTATGCGCCTCACCGGGGTGGGGTCGGTGGGGCGTCATCGGGCGCGAGTTCGGCGCCGACCCTGCGGAACAGCGTGTCGGCGGCGTTGACGTAGTTGCCCTGTTCGTCGAAAGCCTCGGGCAGATACGTCACGGCGATGGCGATGGCGATCTTCTTCGACGGGAGGTAGGCCATGACCCCGGCCTCGCCCGAGAACAATGGATTCTGCAGCAGCCAGTCGCCAGATGTCACGATGCCCATACCGTAGGTGTAGAAATCGGTCATCGGACCACACGTCGCGCAGCCTGGTTGTGCATGCGTCTTGCCAAGCAGGTCGCGCGACACCATCAGCTCATGGGACTTCTTCGACAGCAGTTTGCCGGACCCGATGCCCGCCGCACTGGCCTCCATATCGTAGATATTCGTGGTCTGGATCGCGCCGTCCGTGATGGTCCATGAGGGGTTCCAGAAGGTGGACTCCTCGTAGAACGGTGTGCCGCTGGGGATCTGAAGCGTCTCGCGACGTTCGCTGGTGTAGGCGTGCAGGGCGGGCGCGGGGATCTCCGGTGTGAAGGAGTTCGCGGTGTTGGTCAGCCCGAGCGGCTCGAGTACCTCGTCGTCGAGCAGCTTGGGCATCTGCTCGCCAGTCGCCTTCTCCAACGCCCTGCCGAGCAGGACGTAGTTGGTGTGTGCGTAGTTCCAGTTGGTTCCGGGCTCATACAGCAGCGGTTTGGACGTCGCGAACCCGAGCAGCTGCTCGGGTTCCCACTGGCGGAACGGATCCTGGTACGACGCGTCGATGAACTCGGTGTTGCCGATGACGTAGTCGTGGTAGCCGGATGTCATCTGCGCGAGCTGGCCCAGCGTCACCTGATCGGAGTGCGGGACGTCCGGCAGCCACGTGGAGAGCTTGTCGTCGAGGCTGACCTTGCCCTGATCGACCAGTCGCAGCAGCAGCGTCGACACATAGGAGATGGCAACGGCACCGTTGCGGAAGTGCATGGCCGGAGTGGCGGGCACGCCGGTCATCGACTCACCGGAGGCGCGGGTGAGCACCTCGCGGCCGTTCTCGGTCACCCGAATGATCACGGCCTTGAGGTGCTCCTGCTTCATGACGTCATCGACGATGCGCATCACCGCGTCGGACCGCGACGTGTCGGCGCTGGGCGTGGGCGATTCCGAGCGATTCGCGGCGGGTGCACAGGACGCGATGAGTGCGACAGTGCTGAGCGCAGCGAGCAGGCGGGTGAGCATGCCCGGATCATGTCACGGTTTGATCTTGAGGCGATGCGCTGATGCGGCGTGCGTTTGGTGGCCATCTGAGCGGGGCATGACTGTGGCTGATGGCCGCGGTGAGGGGGAGGTGCCTTGGATACGACCGACTGGTTCCTGACCTCAGCCGAACGGGGTAACCCGCACACCGATATCGCCGCATGGTGTGAGGGCAATCTGATTGAACCGCTGGTGCACGGCGCGGCCTACTTCGACGCGCTCGCCGCCGAGATTGCGGCGTGTGGTCCCGGCGACCACGTGTTCTTCACCGACTGGCGCGGCGATCCCGACGAGAATCTGCGCGAGAGCGGCCCGACGGTCGCCGAATCTCTTTGCGCGGCAGCCGAACGCGGCGCCATCGTCAAGGGGCTGATGTGGCGTTCGCATCTCGACAAACTGCAGTACAGCGAGGAGGAGAACCGCCACCTCGGGGAGGATGTCGAGCGCGCGGGCGGTGAGGTGCTGCTCGATCAG from Mycolicibacterium sp. YH-1 harbors:
- a CDS encoding TIGR01777 family oxidoreductase yields the protein MGIEYDSIVDHPRDDVFAWHTRPGAMRRLVPPWQPMRVVSETDSLADGRAVLALPGGLRWVAQHEPAEFDPPRRFVDVLTSSGVRSLPPRVIGRWRHTHDFTDGPAAGTTRVHDTVDTTVPGAALRSTFVYRHRQLADDLAAHRDAAAMGTGPLTVAMTGATGLVGTALSALLSTGGHRVIRLVRHDPTGAGERRWDPRSPTPDLLAGVDAVVHLAGESIAGRFTAAHRAAIRDSRVDPTRRLAQCAARTPDGPRVFVSASAIGYYGFDRGDEPLTEDGSRGQGFLADVVADWEEATAPASAAGLRVVTVRTGIVQAADGGTLKLLRPLFAAGLGGRLGSGRQWTSWIGLDDLLDVYYRAVYDERLVGPVNAVSPNPVRNTEYTKALAGVMHRPALIPVPALGPRLLLGAQGARELAEASQRVIPDKLAALGHRFRQPEVSDALAHQLGQG
- a CDS encoding serine hydrolase domain-containing protein, producing MLTRLLAALSTVALIASCAPAANRSESPTPSADTSRSDAVMRIVDDVMKQEHLKAVIIRVTENGREVLTRASGESMTGVPATPAMHFRNGAVAISYVSTLLLRLVDQGKVSLDDKLSTWLPDVPHSDQVTLGQLAQMTSGYHDYVIGNTEFIDASYQDPFRQWEPEQLLGFATSKPLLYEPGTNWNYAHTNYVLLGRALEKATGEQMPKLLDDEVLEPLGLTNTANSFTPEIPAPALHAYTSERRETLQIPSGTPFYEESTFWNPSWTITDGAIQTTNIYDMEASAAGIGSGKLLSKKSHELMVSRDLLGKTHAQPGCATCGPMTDFYTYGMGIVTSGDWLLQNPLFSGEAGVMAYLPSKKIAIAIAVTYLPEAFDEQGNYVNAADTLFRRVGAELAPDDAPPTPPR
- a CDS encoding DivIVA domain-containing protein, which produces MPLTPADVHNVAFSKPPIGKRGYNEDEVDAFLDLVENELSRLIEENADLRQRVSELDQEVAAARAGGGVQATQTIPSYQQPEPEPEPEPVAPAQPAFVAPAPVSEESHIKAAKILGLAQDTADRLTGTAKAESDKMLSDARAQADAMVTEARQTAETTVSEAKQRADAMLLDAQTRSEAQLRQAQEKADALQADAERKHSEIMGTINQQRTVLEGRLEQLRTFEREYRTRLKTYLESQLEELGQRGSAAPVDSTANNDGGFNQFNRGNN
- a CDS encoding cell division protein SepF, with the translated sequence MSTLHKVKAYFGMAPMDDYDDEYYEDDERSSRGAYPRRPRDERFEDDSYGRMDARGYDDRMGGREFEREFGRDMEPAPAGYRGGYGEDESFRGRREFERPRFNTLRGATRGAVAMEPRRMAELFEAGSPLAKITTLRPKDYSEARTIGERFRDGTPVIMDLVSMDNADAKRLVDFAAGLAFALRGSFDKVATKVFLLSPSGTDVSAEERKRIAEAGFYAYQ
- a CDS encoding phosphoribosyltransferase, whose protein sequence is MSATRRTFRDRGEAGRALAALLTAYRGRDDVVVLGLARGGVPVGWEVAADLHAPLDVFLVRKLGVPNWAELAMGAIASGGEVVLNDDVIRRLRISAAELEDIIDRETQELHRRESAYRGDRGQRSLPGKMVIVVDDGIATGASMKVAVRAIRSAGPAGIVVAVPVAPHSVCRELAAEVDDVFCATSPASFDAVGQVYDDFHQVSDDEVRDALERPTSDVR
- a CDS encoding type 1 glutamine amidotransferase, encoding MTRTVLFIRNEHLATEAMLGEAFDECGYEIATFDVVPSDRVDSPDVEVTFPDPRNYDVIVPLGARWPVYDETLRRGWVGAEMAMLRDAATAGVATLGVCFGGQLLAQAFGGSVARSDVPEIGWYDVQTDDDELIPAGQWFQWHFDRWTVPPGATEIARTANSSQAFVLGRALALQFHPELDEALLDLWLDVDRDGDVESLGLTADRLREATRDLRPDVAPRIRRLVRAFSERIVAQPCPS
- a CDS encoding YggT family protein, coding for MALFFEILGFALFLFWLLLIARVVVEFIRSFSRDWQPTGFTVVVLEIILSLTDPPVKLLRRLIPQLTIGAVRFDLSIMVLLLLAFIGMQMAFGAAA